The Falsibacillus albus genome has a window encoding:
- a CDS encoding DUF4256 domain-containing protein, with translation MTTKNNELSLEQREELLGTLKARFEKNMNRHEGLKWAKVQDKLETNIEKLWSLHEMEATDGEPDVVGYDQQTGEYVFYDCSAESPKGRRSICYDREALESRKKHKPENSAMDMAAAMGIEMLTEEQYREFQKLGNFDLKSSSWVKTPDHIRNLGGAIFCDRRYDTVFVYHNGAESYYAARGFRGSLRV, from the coding sequence ATGACGACGAAAAATAATGAGCTGTCATTGGAGCAGCGCGAAGAACTGCTTGGAACGTTGAAAGCGCGTTTTGAAAAAAACATGAACCGGCATGAAGGGCTGAAATGGGCGAAAGTACAAGATAAGCTTGAAACGAATATTGAAAAACTGTGGTCGCTCCATGAAATGGAAGCCACTGACGGTGAACCGGATGTTGTCGGCTATGATCAGCAGACGGGCGAATATGTTTTCTACGATTGTTCAGCGGAAAGTCCTAAAGGCAGAAGAAGCATATGCTACGACCGTGAAGCGCTGGAGTCAAGAAAGAAGCACAAACCAGAAAATAGTGCGATGGATATGGCAGCTGCCATGGGCATTGAAATGTTAACAGAAGAACAATATCGCGAGTTTCAGAAGCTTGGAAACTTTGATCTGAAATCGTCGAGCTGGGTGAAGACGCCTGATCATATTCGGAATCTTGGAGGGGCCATCTTTTGTGACCGCCGCTACGACACGGTCTTTGTGTACCACAACGGAGCAGAATCCTATTATGCTGCAAGAGGGTTCCGCGGCTCGTTACGGGTCTAA
- a CDS encoding GNAT family N-acetyltransferase: protein MIPDSFLANLSLEQTLQRFLGILDGKEAFCFVAVQEDKIVGFAIGSFPDYAPDGFVGELNTVYVMPDFLNRGIGKKLFCSVIEQFKEYQVNSMFLTVFRHNFEARKVYEALGGTLLKDYPATINGQELEITIYGWSDLSILSF from the coding sequence GTGATTCCGGATTCTTTCCTTGCCAATTTGTCATTAGAACAAACGCTGCAGCGGTTTTTAGGCATACTGGATGGAAAGGAAGCATTTTGTTTCGTTGCGGTTCAAGAAGATAAGATTGTCGGGTTTGCGATCGGTTCATTTCCAGACTATGCCCCTGATGGGTTCGTAGGAGAGTTAAATACCGTCTATGTCATGCCTGATTTCCTGAACAGAGGAATCGGAAAGAAGCTGTTTTGCTCGGTGATTGAGCAATTTAAGGAATACCAAGTCAATTCGATGTTCTTGACAGTATTCCGGCATAATTTCGAAGCAAGAAAAGTGTACGAAGCTTTGGGTGGAACACTGTTAAAAGATTATCCTGCGACAATAAATGGCCAAGAACTCGAGATAACTATATATGGATGGTCAGATTTGTCGATACTTTCATTCTAG